A portion of the Oncorhynchus nerka isolate Pitt River linkage group LG27, Oner_Uvic_2.0, whole genome shotgun sequence genome contains these proteins:
- the LOC115117227 gene encoding guanylyl cyclase-activating protein 2-like, translated as MGQTHQTEQNDPEIDVKALQDMYKKFVTECPSGVLFIHEFKRFFGIDPTGEVSEYAESMFRAFDKNGDNTIDFLEFVAALNLVFRGNLEHKLRWSFKVYDKDGNGYVDRTELRAIIDSIYRLKKTSKREQEDMQLSVNEVCDRILKTVDVNRDGHITLEEFIKGAQGDPWIMNMLQLDMNPYGWVLEQRRKSAHF; from the exons ATGGGACAGACACACCAGACCGAGCAGAATGACCCGGAGATCGATGTCAAGGCACTCCAGGACATGTACAAAAAGTTTGTGACGGAGTGCCCGAGCGGTGTTTTATTTATCCACGAGTTCAAGCGTTTTTTTGGCATCGACCCAACTGGGGAAGTCTCTGAGTATGCGGAAAGCATGTTTCGAGCTTTTGACAAGAATGGG GATAACACCATTGATTTTCTGGAGTTTGTGGCAGCCTTGAATCTGGTCTTCCGGGGGAACTTGGAGCACAAATTACGCTGGTCATTTAAAGTATACGACAAGGACGGCAACGGCTATGTAGATAGGACAGAACTGCGAGCTATTATTGAT AGTATATATCGATTAAAGAAGACGTccaagagagagcaggaggatatGCAGCTGTCGGTGAATGAAGTGTGTGATAGAATACTGAAGACTGTGGATGTGAACAGGGATG GTCACATCACCCTGGAGGAGTTCATCAAGGGGGCCCAGGGAGACCCATGGATCATGAACATGCTCCAACTGGACATGAACCCTTATGGCTGGGTGCTGGAACAGAGAAGGAAGAGCGCACACTTTTAA